One window from the genome of Roseomonas haemaphysalidis encodes:
- the queG gene encoding tRNA epoxyqueuosine(34) reductase QueG yields MAGDNAARIRAKALEIGFDAVGFAPAHLGPEVRARLDAFLAAGMQGEMGWLADRAEQRAQPKALWPEAASVIALGMNYGPEEDPLAVLRQPDRGGISVYARHRDYHDVVKKRLKMLARWMVEEWRGSELKVFVDTAPVAEKPLAQEAGIGWQGKHSNLVSREFGSWLFLGEIYTTLDLAPDGAEVDHCGRCTRCLSACPTDAFVGPYRLDARRCISYLTIEHKGPIPEEFRVAMGNRIYGCDDCLAVCPWNKFAQRGAEPALVAREDLNAPRLAELAVLDDAAFRALFSGSPVKRIGRDRFVRNVLNAIGNSGSPTLREVARALCDDPAEVVADAARWAVQRLETTS; encoded by the coding sequence GTGGCCGGGGATAACGCCGCCCGCATCCGCGCGAAGGCGCTGGAAATCGGCTTCGATGCGGTGGGCTTCGCGCCCGCGCATCTGGGGCCGGAGGTACGGGCGCGGCTGGACGCCTTTCTGGCCGCCGGCATGCAGGGCGAGATGGGCTGGCTGGCCGACCGCGCCGAGCAGCGGGCCCAGCCGAAGGCGCTGTGGCCGGAGGCCGCCTCGGTCATCGCGCTCGGCATGAACTACGGGCCGGAGGAGGACCCGCTGGCGGTGCTGCGGCAGCCGGACCGCGGCGGCATCAGCGTCTATGCCCGGCACCGCGACTACCACGACGTCGTCAAGAAGCGGCTGAAGATGCTGGCGCGCTGGATGGTCGAGGAATGGCGCGGCAGTGAGCTGAAGGTCTTCGTCGACACCGCCCCCGTGGCGGAAAAGCCGCTGGCGCAAGAGGCCGGCATCGGCTGGCAGGGCAAGCACAGCAACCTGGTGTCCCGCGAATTCGGCTCCTGGCTGTTCCTGGGCGAGATCTACACCACCCTGGACCTCGCCCCCGACGGCGCCGAGGTGGACCATTGCGGGCGCTGCACCCGCTGCCTCTCGGCCTGCCCGACCGATGCCTTCGTCGGCCCCTACCGGCTGGATGCCCGGCGCTGCATTTCCTACCTGACCATCGAGCACAAGGGGCCGATCCCGGAGGAATTCCGGGTGGCCATGGGCAACCGCATCTATGGCTGCGACGACTGCCTCGCCGTCTGCCCCTGGAACAAGTTCGCGCAGCGCGGGGCCGAGCCCGCGCTGGTGGCGCGGGAAGACCTGAACGCGCCGCGCCTCGCGGAACTCGCGGTGCTGGATGACGCGGCGTTCCGCGCGCTGTTTTCCGGCTCGCCCGTCAAGCGCATCGGGCGCGACCGCTTCGTGCGCAACGTGCTGAACGCCATCGGTAATTCCGGCTCGCCCACGCTGCGCGAGGTGGCGCGGGCGCTGTGCGACGACCCGGCCGAGGTGGTGGCCGATGCCGCCCGCTGGGCCGTGCAACGACTGGAGACGACATCATGA
- the queF gene encoding preQ(1) synthase, which yields MSSSHDVSGLTMLGSQTAQPASPEQAVLERVPTPHPGLRYCIRFTAPEFTSLCPMTGQPDFAHLVIDYIPNEWIVESKSLKLFLTSFRNHGAFHEACTVGIGARLVETLSPHWLRIGGYWYPRGGIPIDVFWQTGTPPEGVWVPNQDVPNYRGRG from the coding sequence ATGAGCAGCAGCCACGACGTGTCCGGCCTGACGATGCTGGGCAGCCAGACCGCGCAGCCCGCCAGCCCGGAGCAGGCGGTGCTGGAGCGCGTGCCCACGCCGCATCCCGGCCTGCGCTACTGCATCCGCTTCACCGCGCCGGAATTCACCTCGCTCTGCCCGATGACCGGCCAGCCGGACTTCGCGCATCTGGTGATCGACTACATCCCCAATGAGTGGATTGTCGAAAGCAAGAGCCTGAAGCTCTTTCTCACCTCCTTCCGCAACCACGGCGCCTTCCACGAGGCCTGCACGGTGGGCATCGGGGCGCGCCTCGTCGAAACGCTGTCGCCGCACTGGCTGCGCATCGGCGGCTACTGGTATCCGCGCGGCGGCATCCCGATCGACGTCTTCTGGCAAACCGGCACGCCGCCCGAGGGCGTCTGGGTGCCGAACCAGGACGTGCCCAACTACCGTGGCCGGGGATAA
- the tgt gene encoding tRNA guanosine(34) transglycosylase Tgt gives MTLSWSCQCRDGHARAGTLHTAHGAVQTPVFMPVGTAGTVKAMTADAVRATGASIVLGNTYHLMLRPGAERVGRLGGLHKMMDWQGPILTDSGGFQVMSLSKLRKMDRDGVTFQSHINGEKFRLTPERSIEIQHLLDADITMCFDECIHFPASHEEAARAMRLSMAWAKRSRDAFTPREGYGLFGIQQGSTFEDLRAESAKALTDIGFEGYAIGGLAVGEGQEEMFRTLDFSVPMLPETHPRYLMGVGTPSDLIGAVRRGVDMFDCVIPTRSGRTGRGYTSAGILNMRNAKHADNLEPLDPECDCPACTRHTLAYLHHLFKAGEMLGPMLLTWHNIRYYQTLMARLRAAIVAGRFEEEAAAIEAGWAAKGEIAA, from the coding sequence GTGACTTTGTCCTGGAGCTGCCAGTGCCGCGATGGCCATGCCCGCGCCGGCACGCTGCACACCGCGCATGGCGCGGTGCAGACGCCGGTCTTCATGCCCGTCGGCACCGCCGGCACGGTCAAGGCCATGACGGCGGATGCGGTGCGCGCCACCGGCGCCAGCATCGTGCTGGGCAACACCTACCACCTGATGCTGCGCCCGGGCGCCGAGCGCGTCGGGCGGCTGGGTGGCCTGCACAAGATGATGGACTGGCAGGGACCGATCCTGACGGATTCCGGCGGCTTCCAGGTGATGTCGCTGAGCAAGCTGCGGAAGATGGACAGGGACGGCGTCACCTTCCAAAGCCACATCAACGGCGAGAAGTTCCGCCTGACGCCGGAGCGGAGCATCGAGATCCAGCACCTGCTGGATGCCGACATCACCATGTGCTTCGACGAGTGCATTCACTTTCCGGCCAGCCATGAGGAAGCCGCCCGCGCCATGCGGCTCTCCATGGCCTGGGCGAAGCGCTCACGCGATGCTTTCACCCCGCGCGAGGGCTACGGGCTGTTCGGCATCCAGCAGGGCAGCACCTTCGAGGATTTGCGCGCCGAAAGCGCCAAGGCGCTGACCGACATCGGCTTCGAAGGCTACGCCATCGGCGGCTTGGCCGTCGGCGAGGGACAGGAGGAGATGTTCCGCACGCTGGACTTCTCCGTGCCCATGCTGCCGGAAACGCATCCGCGTTACCTGATGGGCGTCGGCACGCCCTCCGACCTGATCGGCGCCGTGCGGCGCGGCGTGGACATGTTCGACTGCGTGATCCCGACCCGCTCGGGCCGCACCGGGCGCGGCTATACCAGCGCCGGCATTCTGAACATGCGCAACGCCAAGCATGCGGACAACCTGGAGCCGCTGGACCCGGAGTGCGACTGCCCGGCCTGCACGCGCCACACGCTCGCCTACCTGCACCACCTGTTCAAGGCAGGGGAAATGCTGGGGCCGATGCTGCTGACCTGGCACAACATTCGTTACTACCAGACGCTGATGGCCCGCCTGCGCGCCGCCATCGTCGCCGGCCGCTTCGAGGAAGAGGCCGCCGCCATCGAGGCCGGCTGGGCCGCCAAGGGGGAGATCGCCGCATGA
- the queA gene encoding tRNA preQ1(34) S-adenosylmethionine ribosyltransferase-isomerase QueA gives MTQTDAPALPPLRAEDFDFALPEALIAQAPARPRDSARLLVVEPAGTRDLGVADLPGLLGPGDLMVVNDTRVIPARLRARRGEARIEIMLNRAEAGGTWHALVRGAKKLRAGDVLAIDGAPELAPRVLEKQEGGAVLLDFGPDQALLAAALEKAGEIPLPPYIARPDGPTEQDRADYQPIFARQPGAVAAPTASLHFTPGLLEALAARGVRQVEVTLHVGAGTFLPIRTEDPRAHRLHSEWGEVTPEAAAAINNTRAAGGRIVAIGTTALRLLESAVDEAGTIHPFQGLTDIFLLPGHRFRSADVLLTNFHLPKSSLFMLVSAFSGTARMRAAYEHAVAQGYRFYSYGDASLLFRENAL, from the coding sequence ATGACCCAGACCGATGCACCCGCCCTCCCCCCGTTGCGGGCCGAGGATTTCGACTTCGCCCTGCCGGAGGCGCTGATCGCCCAGGCCCCGGCGCGGCCGCGCGATTCCGCGCGCCTGCTGGTGGTGGAACCGGCCGGGACACGCGACCTCGGCGTGGCCGACCTGCCCGGCCTGCTCGGCCCCGGCGACCTGATGGTGGTCAACGACACCCGCGTCATCCCCGCCCGGCTGCGGGCCCGGCGTGGCGAGGCGCGGATCGAGATCATGCTGAACCGTGCCGAGGCCGGCGGCACCTGGCACGCCCTGGTGCGCGGCGCCAAGAAGCTGCGCGCGGGCGACGTGCTGGCCATCGACGGCGCGCCGGAGCTGGCGCCGCGCGTGCTGGAGAAGCAGGAGGGCGGCGCCGTGCTGCTGGACTTCGGCCCCGACCAGGCGCTGCTGGCGGCGGCGCTGGAAAAGGCGGGCGAGATCCCCCTGCCCCCCTACATCGCCCGCCCCGATGGCCCGACCGAACAGGACCGCGCCGACTACCAGCCGATTTTCGCGCGCCAGCCCGGCGCAGTCGCGGCGCCCACCGCCAGCCTGCACTTCACCCCTGGTCTGCTGGAGGCGCTCGCCGCGCGCGGCGTGCGGCAGGTGGAAGTGACGCTGCATGTCGGCGCCGGCACCTTTCTGCCGATCCGCACTGAGGACCCGCGCGCCCACAGGCTGCATTCCGAATGGGGCGAGGTGACGCCGGAGGCGGCGGCCGCCATCAACAACACCCGCGCGGCGGGCGGGCGCATCGTGGCGATCGGCACCACCGCGCTGCGGCTGCTGGAAAGCGCGGTGGACGAGGCCGGCACCATCCACCCCTTCCAGGGGCTGACCGACATCTTCCTGCTGCCGGGCCACCGCTTCCGCTCGGCGGACGTGCTGCTGACCAACTTCCATTTGCCGAAGTCCAGCCTGTTCATGCTGGTGTCGGCCTTTTCCGGCACGGCGCGGATGCGCGCGGCCTACGAGCACGCGGTGGCCCAGGGCTATCGCTTCTATTCCTACGGCGATGCCAGCCTGCTGTTCCGGGAGAATGCCCTGTGA
- a CDS encoding SDR family NAD(P)-dependent oxidoreductase: MIRFELRGRRALVTGGASGIGLAVVRMLAGAGARVAVNHLPGDARAEAVLAELRAGGHDVLAAPGDVGDAMDGPRMVADAIAALGGLDFLVNNAGTPGTSTLIPPAALDRMDEALWRTVLEVNLLGTFRCAKAAAPALSAAGGAVVNVASIAGIDSPGSSMAYGASKAGVISLTKNLARALSPAVRVNAVAPGAVDSPWMVEWTEERRAASAAKALLKRRCQPEDLAEVILFLLAGAGMVTGQTLVVDGGLTLEAR; encoded by the coding sequence ATGATCCGATTTGAGCTGCGGGGGCGGCGGGCGCTGGTGACGGGCGGTGCCTCCGGCATCGGGCTGGCGGTGGTGCGGATGCTGGCCGGGGCCGGCGCCCGCGTGGCGGTGAACCACCTGCCGGGCGACGCGCGGGCCGAAGCCGTGCTGGCCGAGCTGCGGGCCGGCGGCCACGACGTGCTGGCAGCCCCCGGCGACGTGGGCGACGCGATGGACGGCCCCCGCATGGTGGCGGATGCCATCGCCGCGCTGGGCGGGCTGGACTTCCTGGTCAACAACGCCGGCACCCCCGGCACCAGCACCCTGATCCCGCCCGCGGCGCTGGACCGCATGGACGAGGCGCTGTGGCGAACGGTGCTGGAGGTCAACCTGCTGGGCACCTTCCGCTGCGCCAAGGCGGCGGCGCCCGCGCTTTCGGCGGCGGGCGGCGCGGTGGTCAATGTTGCCTCCATCGCCGGCATCGACAGCCCGGGCAGCTCCATGGCCTATGGCGCCAGCAAGGCCGGCGTGATCAGCCTGACCAAGAACCTCGCGCGCGCTCTCTCGCCCGCCGTGCGGGTCAACGCCGTCGCCCCCGGCGCGGTGGACAGCCCCTGGATGGTGGAATGGACGGAGGAACGCCGTGCCGCCTCCGCCGCCAAGGCCCTGCTGAAGCGCCGCTGCCAGCCGGAGGACCTGGCCGAGGTGATCCTGTTTCTGCTGGCCGGCGCCGGCATGGTCACGGGGCAGACGCTGGTGGTCGATGGCGGGCTGACGCTGGAAGCCCGCTGA
- a CDS encoding Zn-dependent hydrolase translates to MPEADTARFLQDLHELRRIGAFKTGVHRPTYSPQDMESRRWLMDKMREAGLEASIDGIGNVFGRHPGPGPHLLAGSHIESQNEAGWLDGALGVVGALAMARAGLPVDVIAFADEEGHFGSFLGSRSSIGELEEAEIDGQVGAGGQKLRDALAGAGLSGLPRLQLDTGRYKGFLEMHIEQGTQLERAGHQVGVVTGIVAIWQYKLVVTGMQDHAGGTTMAERRDAGLTAVRLLAAIDAEFPRHCGPRTTWTCGRIALDPGASSIIPGRAEVLFQFRDIETEVLQRLDAALRRLVQDSNRRERCETELRILGRSTPALSDERLMASLDAAAEAAAPGRWQRLPSGAGHDAQYMARHMPAVMLFVPSIGGISHHWAENTADEDLAMGARVLVDGAARFLAAAG, encoded by the coding sequence ATGCCCGAAGCCGATACCGCCCGCTTTCTCCAGGACCTGCACGAGCTGCGGCGGATCGGCGCCTTCAAGACGGGCGTGCACCGCCCGACCTACAGCCCGCAGGACATGGAGTCCCGCCGCTGGCTGATGGACAAGATGCGCGAGGCGGGGCTGGAGGCCTCCATCGACGGCATCGGCAACGTGTTCGGCCGCCATCCCGGCCCCGGGCCGCACCTGCTGGCCGGCAGCCATATCGAGAGCCAGAACGAGGCCGGCTGGCTGGACGGGGCGCTGGGCGTGGTGGGTGCCCTGGCCATGGCACGCGCCGGGCTGCCGGTGGACGTGATCGCCTTCGCGGACGAGGAAGGGCATTTCGGCAGCTTCCTGGGCAGCCGGTCCAGCATCGGCGAGCTGGAGGAGGCGGAGATCGACGGGCAGGTGGGCGCCGGCGGCCAGAAGCTGCGCGATGCGCTGGCCGGCGCCGGGCTGTCCGGCCTGCCGCGCCTGCAACTCGACACCGGCCGCTACAAAGGCTTCCTGGAAATGCACATCGAGCAGGGCACGCAGCTGGAGCGCGCCGGGCACCAGGTGGGCGTGGTCACGGGCATCGTCGCCATCTGGCAATACAAGCTGGTGGTGACGGGCATGCAGGACCATGCCGGCGGCACCACCATGGCCGAGCGGCGCGACGCCGGGCTGACCGCCGTGCGCCTGCTGGCCGCCATCGATGCCGAGTTTCCCCGCCATTGCGGCCCCCGCACGACCTGGACCTGCGGGCGCATCGCGCTGGACCCGGGGGCGTCCAGCATCATTCCCGGCCGGGCCGAGGTGCTGTTCCAGTTCCGCGACATCGAGACGGAGGTGCTGCAGCGGCTGGACGCGGCGCTGCGGCGCCTGGTGCAGGACAGCAACCGGCGCGAGCGCTGCGAAACGGAGCTGCGGATCCTCGGCCGCTCCACCCCCGCCCTGAGTGACGAGCGGCTGATGGCATCGCTGGACGCGGCGGCCGAGGCCGCGGCGCCCGGGCGCTGGCAGCGCCTGCCCAGCGGCGCCGGGCACGACGCGCAGTACATGGCCCGGCACATGCCGGCGGTGATGCTGTTCGTGCCCTCGATCGGCGGCATCAGCCACCACTGGGCGGAAAACACGGCGGACGAGGATCTGGCGATGGGCGCCCGCGTCCTGGTGGACGGCGCGGCGCGCTTTCTGGCGGCCGCGGGCTAG
- a CDS encoding Fe2+-dependent dioxygenase yields MLIRIPQLLSPDEVAHCRTVLEAAEWTDGRATAGEQSALAKFNLQVPEASPQARQLGELVLRALGRNAEFTAAALPLRVYPPMFNRYDAGMTFRAHVDNAIRHVPGGGRLRTDVSSTLFLSPPGDYDGGELVIEDTYGTQSIKLDAGDLVLYPATSLHSVRPVTRGSRWASFFWIQSMVKDDGRRGLLYGLDQGIRRVRAQLPDDDAGVLALTASYHNLLRQWVEM; encoded by the coding sequence ACGAGGTGGCGCATTGCCGCACCGTGCTGGAAGCCGCCGAATGGACCGACGGCCGCGCCACCGCCGGCGAGCAGTCGGCCCTCGCCAAGTTCAACCTGCAGGTCCCCGAGGCCTCGCCCCAGGCGCGCCAGCTGGGCGAGCTGGTGTTGCGCGCGCTGGGGCGCAACGCCGAGTTCACCGCGGCCGCGCTGCCGCTGCGGGTCTATCCGCCGATGTTCAACCGCTACGACGCCGGCATGACCTTTCGCGCCCACGTGGACAACGCCATCCGCCACGTGCCCGGTGGCGGGCGGCTGCGCACCGACGTGTCCTCCACCCTGTTCCTGTCCCCGCCCGGCGACTACGACGGCGGCGAGCTGGTGATCGAGGACACCTACGGTACCCAGAGCATCAAGCTCGATGCCGGCGACCTGGTGCTCTACCCCGCCACCAGCCTGCACAGCGTCCGGCCCGTCACCCGCGGCAGCCGATGGGCCAGCTTCTTCTGGATCCAGTCCATGGTGAAGGACGATGGCCGGCGTGGCCTGCTGTATGGCCTGGACCAGGGCATCCGCCGGGTGCGGGCGCAGTTGCCGGACGACGACGCGGGGGTGCTGGCGCTGACCGCCAGCTACCACAACCTTTTGCGGCAATGGGTGGAGATGTAG